Proteins encoded together in one Jaculus jaculus isolate mJacJac1 chromosome 7, mJacJac1.mat.Y.cur, whole genome shotgun sequence window:
- the Kirrel2 gene encoding kin of IRRE-like protein 2 isoform X3 yields the protein MLVPALLALSFCFRGRAGPSPRFLQQPEDLVVLLGQEARLPCALGAYRGLVQWTKDGLALGGERDLPGWPRYWISGSAASGQHDLHIKPVELEDEASYECQASQAGLRSRPARIHVLVPPEAPQVLGGPSVSLTVGVPGNLTCRSQGDARPAPELLWFRDGIRLDGTTFQQTLLEESTTGSVESILFLTPSSHDDGATLICRARSQALPTGRDTAITLSLQYPPVVTLSAEPQTVQEGEKVTFRCQATAQPPVTGYRWAKGGSPVLGARGPRLEVVADPSFLTEPVSCEVSNAVGSANRSTALDVQFGPILQAKPEPVFVDVGQDATFSCAWRGNPLPRVTWARRGGAQVLSSGPTLRLPSVRPEDAGDYLCRAEPRSLGLGGGTAEARLTVNAPPVVTALHSGPAFLRGPARLQCAVFASPAPDSVVWSWDEGFLETGSRGRFLVETFTAPEVQGGDGPGLISVLHISGTQESDFTRAFNCSARNRLGEAGAQLYLGRRDLLPTVRIVAGAAAAATTLLMVITAVVLCCWRHSKASFSKQKKLVSIPGSSDGSTSRGPEEETGSSEDQGPSVHTDHRDLILDEEGAQETKDPTNGYYKGPLPSMTSTHSRTWCLPADCIEHGQVISPHLILELSPTT from the exons ATGCTCGTCCCCGCCCTCCTCGCCCTCTCCTTCTGCTTCAGGGGGCGTGCAG GCCCTTCGCCCCGTTTCCTGCAACAGCCGGAGGACCTGGTGGTGCTGCTGGGGCAGGAGGCTCGGCTGCCCTGTGCTCTGGGCGCGTACAGGGGGCTTGTGCAGTGGACCAAGGATGGACTGGCTCTAGGGGGCGAAAGGGACCTGCCAG GGTGGCCCCGGTACTGGATATCTGGGAGTGCAGCCAGTGGCCAGCACGATCTCCACATTAAGCCTGTGGAGCTGGAGGATGAGGCATCATATGAATGTCAGGCGTCCCAAGCAGGCCTCCGATCGCGACCAGCCCGAATACACGTGCTGG TACCTCCAGAAGCCCCCCAGGTGCTGGGTGGCCCCTCTGTGTCCTTGACCGTTGGAGTTCCAGGGAATCTGACCTGTCGGAGCCAAGGGGATGCCCGCCCTGCTCCTGAGCTGCTGTGGTTCCGAGATGGAATCCGGCTGGATGGGACCACTTTCCAACAG accttgctggaggaaagcaCCACTGGGTCTGTGGAGAGCATTTTATTCCTGACCCCTTCGAGTCATGATGATGGAGCCACCTTGATCTGCAGAGCCAGGAGCCAGGCCCTGCCCACAGGGAGGGACACGGCTATCACTTTGAGCCTCCAGT ACCCTCCAGTAGTGACTCTGTCTGCGGAACCCCAGACTGTGCAGGAGGGAGAGAAGGTCACTTTCCGGTGTCAGGCCACGGCCCAGCCTCCTGTCACGGGCTACAG GTGGGCCAAGGGGGGCTCTCCGGTGCTCGGGGCCCGCGGGCCCAGGCTGGAGGTTGTGGCAGACCCCTCATTCCTgacagagcctgtgtcctgcgAGGTCAGCAACGCGGTGGGAAGTGCCAACCGCAGCACGGCGCTGGACGTGCAGT TTGGGCCGATTCTACAAGCAAAGCCGGAGCCGGTGTTCGTGGACGTGGGCCAAGACGCCACCTTCAGCTGTGCCTGGCGGGGGAACCCACTCCCACGGGTGACATGGGCCCGCCGCGGTGGCGCGCAG GTGCTGAGCTCTGGACCCACGCTGCGTCTTCCGTCAGTGAGGCCAGAAGATGCCGGCGACTACCTGTGCAGGGCTGAACCCAGGTCCCTGGGCCTGGGGGGCGGAACCGCCGAGGCGAGGCTGACCGTGAATG CTCCCCCAGTAGTAACCGCCCTGCACTCTGGGCCTGCCTTCCTGAGGGGCCCAGCTCGCCTCCAGTGTGCAGTGTTTGCCTCTCCCGCCCCAGACTCTGTG GTCTGGTCTTGGGATGAGGGCTTCCTGGAAACAGGGTCAAGAGGCAGGTTCCTGGTGGAGACCTTCACAGCCCCAGAGGTCCAGGGAGGAGATGGTCCAGGCCTGATCTCTGTGCTTCACATTTCTGGGACCCAGGAGTCAGACTTCACTAGGGCCTTCAATTGCAGTGCACGGAACCGGTTGGGTGAGGCAGGAGCCCAGCTCTACCTGGGCAGAAGAG ACCTGCTGCCCACTGTGCGGATTGTGGCTGGAGCAGCTGCTGCGGCCACCACTCTCCTTATGGTCATCACTGCGGTGGTCCTCTGCTGCTGGCGTCACAGCAAGG CCTCCTTCTCCAAGCAAAAGAAACTGGTGAGTATCCCAGGAAGTAGTGATGGCTCCACTTCCCGTGGCCCTGAGGAGGAGACAGGCAGCAGTGAGGACCAG GGCCCCTCTGTGCACACAGATCACAGGGACTTGATTCTGGATGAGGAAGGAGCACAGGAGACTAAG GATCCAACCAATGGTTACTACAAG GGACCCCTACCTTCTATGACTTCAACCCACAGCCGGACATGGTGCCTCCCTGCAGACTGTATAGAGCACGGGCAGGTTATCTCACCACACCTCATCCTCGAGCTTTCACCAACTACATGA
- the Kirrel2 gene encoding kin of IRRE-like protein 2 isoform X1: MLVPALLALSFCFRGRAGPSPRFLQQPEDLVVLLGQEARLPCALGAYRGLVQWTKDGLALGGERDLPGWPRYWISGSAASGQHDLHIKPVELEDEASYECQASQAGLRSRPARIHVLVPPEAPQVLGGPSVSLTVGVPGNLTCRSQGDARPAPELLWFRDGIRLDGTTFQQTLLEESTTGSVESILFLTPSSHDDGATLICRARSQALPTGRDTAITLSLQYPPVVTLSAEPQTVQEGEKVTFRCQATAQPPVTGYRWAKGGSPVLGARGPRLEVVADPSFLTEPVSCEVSNAVGSANRSTALDVQFGPILQAKPEPVFVDVGQDATFSCAWRGNPLPRVTWARRGGAQVLSSGPTLRLPSVRPEDAGDYLCRAEPRSLGLGGGTAEARLTVNAPPVVTALHSGPAFLRGPARLQCAVFASPAPDSVVWSWDEGFLETGSRGRFLVETFTAPEVQGGDGPGLISVLHISGTQESDFTRAFNCSARNRLGEAGAQLYLGRRDLLPTVRIVAGAAAAATTLLMVITAVVLCCWRHSKASFSKQKKLVSIPGSSDGSTSRGPEEETGSSEDQGPSVHTDHRDLILDEEGAQETKDPTNGYYKVRGVSVSLSLGEAPGGGLFLPPPSPIGLPGTPTFYDFNPQPDMVPPCRLYRARAGYLTTPHPRAFTNYMKPPSFGPPDLTTGTPPFAYAAFTTPSHQRLQTHV, from the exons ATGCTCGTCCCCGCCCTCCTCGCCCTCTCCTTCTGCTTCAGGGGGCGTGCAG GCCCTTCGCCCCGTTTCCTGCAACAGCCGGAGGACCTGGTGGTGCTGCTGGGGCAGGAGGCTCGGCTGCCCTGTGCTCTGGGCGCGTACAGGGGGCTTGTGCAGTGGACCAAGGATGGACTGGCTCTAGGGGGCGAAAGGGACCTGCCAG GGTGGCCCCGGTACTGGATATCTGGGAGTGCAGCCAGTGGCCAGCACGATCTCCACATTAAGCCTGTGGAGCTGGAGGATGAGGCATCATATGAATGTCAGGCGTCCCAAGCAGGCCTCCGATCGCGACCAGCCCGAATACACGTGCTGG TACCTCCAGAAGCCCCCCAGGTGCTGGGTGGCCCCTCTGTGTCCTTGACCGTTGGAGTTCCAGGGAATCTGACCTGTCGGAGCCAAGGGGATGCCCGCCCTGCTCCTGAGCTGCTGTGGTTCCGAGATGGAATCCGGCTGGATGGGACCACTTTCCAACAG accttgctggaggaaagcaCCACTGGGTCTGTGGAGAGCATTTTATTCCTGACCCCTTCGAGTCATGATGATGGAGCCACCTTGATCTGCAGAGCCAGGAGCCAGGCCCTGCCCACAGGGAGGGACACGGCTATCACTTTGAGCCTCCAGT ACCCTCCAGTAGTGACTCTGTCTGCGGAACCCCAGACTGTGCAGGAGGGAGAGAAGGTCACTTTCCGGTGTCAGGCCACGGCCCAGCCTCCTGTCACGGGCTACAG GTGGGCCAAGGGGGGCTCTCCGGTGCTCGGGGCCCGCGGGCCCAGGCTGGAGGTTGTGGCAGACCCCTCATTCCTgacagagcctgtgtcctgcgAGGTCAGCAACGCGGTGGGAAGTGCCAACCGCAGCACGGCGCTGGACGTGCAGT TTGGGCCGATTCTACAAGCAAAGCCGGAGCCGGTGTTCGTGGACGTGGGCCAAGACGCCACCTTCAGCTGTGCCTGGCGGGGGAACCCACTCCCACGGGTGACATGGGCCCGCCGCGGTGGCGCGCAG GTGCTGAGCTCTGGACCCACGCTGCGTCTTCCGTCAGTGAGGCCAGAAGATGCCGGCGACTACCTGTGCAGGGCTGAACCCAGGTCCCTGGGCCTGGGGGGCGGAACCGCCGAGGCGAGGCTGACCGTGAATG CTCCCCCAGTAGTAACCGCCCTGCACTCTGGGCCTGCCTTCCTGAGGGGCCCAGCTCGCCTCCAGTGTGCAGTGTTTGCCTCTCCCGCCCCAGACTCTGTG GTCTGGTCTTGGGATGAGGGCTTCCTGGAAACAGGGTCAAGAGGCAGGTTCCTGGTGGAGACCTTCACAGCCCCAGAGGTCCAGGGAGGAGATGGTCCAGGCCTGATCTCTGTGCTTCACATTTCTGGGACCCAGGAGTCAGACTTCACTAGGGCCTTCAATTGCAGTGCACGGAACCGGTTGGGTGAGGCAGGAGCCCAGCTCTACCTGGGCAGAAGAG ACCTGCTGCCCACTGTGCGGATTGTGGCTGGAGCAGCTGCTGCGGCCACCACTCTCCTTATGGTCATCACTGCGGTGGTCCTCTGCTGCTGGCGTCACAGCAAGG CCTCCTTCTCCAAGCAAAAGAAACTGGTGAGTATCCCAGGAAGTAGTGATGGCTCCACTTCCCGTGGCCCTGAGGAGGAGACAGGCAGCAGTGAGGACCAG GGCCCCTCTGTGCACACAGATCACAGGGACTTGATTCTGGATGAGGAAGGAGCACAGGAGACTAAG GATCCAACCAATGGTTACTACAAGGTACGAGGGGTCAGTGTGAGTCTGAGCCTTGGAGAAGCTCCTGGAGGAGGCCTGTTTCTGCCACCCCCCTCTCCGATTGGACTTCCAGGGACCCCTACCTTCTATGACTTCAACCCACAGCCGGACATGGTGCCTCCCTGCAGACTGTATAGAGCACGGGCAGGTTATCTCACCACACCTCATCCTCGAGCTTTCACCAACTACATGAAACCCCCATCCTTTGGACCTCCAGATCTGACCACTGGGACGCCCCCCTTTGCCTATGCGGCCTTCACCACACCCAGTCACCAGCGTCTCCAGACTCACGTGTGA
- the Kirrel2 gene encoding kin of IRRE-like protein 2 isoform X2 — protein MLVPALLALSFCFRGRAGPSPRFLQQPEDLVVLLGQEARLPCALGAYRGLVQWTKDGLALGGERDLPGWPRYWISGSAASGQHDLHIKPVELEDEASYECQASQAGLRSRPARIHVLVPPEAPQVLGGPSVSLTVGVPGNLTCRSQGDARPAPELLWFRDGIRLDGTTFQQTLLEESTTGSVESILFLTPSSHDDGATLICRARSQALPTGRDTAITLSLQYPPVVTLSAEPQTVQEGEKVTFRCQATAQPPVTGYRWAKGGSPVLGARGPRLEVVADPSFLTEPVSCEVSNAVGSANRSTALDVQFGPILQAKPEPVFVDVGQDATFSCAWRGNPLPRVTWARRGGAQVLSSGPTLRLPSVRPEDAGDYLCRAEPRSLGLGGGTAEARLTVNAPPVVTALHSGPAFLRGPARLQCAVFASPAPDSVVWSWDEGFLETGSRGRFLVETFTAPEVQGGDGPGLISVLHISGTQESDFTRAFNCSARNRLGEAGAQLYLGRRDLLPTVRIVAGAAAAATTLLMVITAVVLCCWRHSKASFSKQKKLVSIPGSSDGSTSRGPEEETGSSEDQGPSVHTDHRDLILDEEGAQETKDPTNGYYKPDMVPPCRLYRARAGYLTTPHPRAFTNYMKPPSFGPPDLTTGTPPFAYAAFTTPSHQRLQTHV, from the exons ATGCTCGTCCCCGCCCTCCTCGCCCTCTCCTTCTGCTTCAGGGGGCGTGCAG GCCCTTCGCCCCGTTTCCTGCAACAGCCGGAGGACCTGGTGGTGCTGCTGGGGCAGGAGGCTCGGCTGCCCTGTGCTCTGGGCGCGTACAGGGGGCTTGTGCAGTGGACCAAGGATGGACTGGCTCTAGGGGGCGAAAGGGACCTGCCAG GGTGGCCCCGGTACTGGATATCTGGGAGTGCAGCCAGTGGCCAGCACGATCTCCACATTAAGCCTGTGGAGCTGGAGGATGAGGCATCATATGAATGTCAGGCGTCCCAAGCAGGCCTCCGATCGCGACCAGCCCGAATACACGTGCTGG TACCTCCAGAAGCCCCCCAGGTGCTGGGTGGCCCCTCTGTGTCCTTGACCGTTGGAGTTCCAGGGAATCTGACCTGTCGGAGCCAAGGGGATGCCCGCCCTGCTCCTGAGCTGCTGTGGTTCCGAGATGGAATCCGGCTGGATGGGACCACTTTCCAACAG accttgctggaggaaagcaCCACTGGGTCTGTGGAGAGCATTTTATTCCTGACCCCTTCGAGTCATGATGATGGAGCCACCTTGATCTGCAGAGCCAGGAGCCAGGCCCTGCCCACAGGGAGGGACACGGCTATCACTTTGAGCCTCCAGT ACCCTCCAGTAGTGACTCTGTCTGCGGAACCCCAGACTGTGCAGGAGGGAGAGAAGGTCACTTTCCGGTGTCAGGCCACGGCCCAGCCTCCTGTCACGGGCTACAG GTGGGCCAAGGGGGGCTCTCCGGTGCTCGGGGCCCGCGGGCCCAGGCTGGAGGTTGTGGCAGACCCCTCATTCCTgacagagcctgtgtcctgcgAGGTCAGCAACGCGGTGGGAAGTGCCAACCGCAGCACGGCGCTGGACGTGCAGT TTGGGCCGATTCTACAAGCAAAGCCGGAGCCGGTGTTCGTGGACGTGGGCCAAGACGCCACCTTCAGCTGTGCCTGGCGGGGGAACCCACTCCCACGGGTGACATGGGCCCGCCGCGGTGGCGCGCAG GTGCTGAGCTCTGGACCCACGCTGCGTCTTCCGTCAGTGAGGCCAGAAGATGCCGGCGACTACCTGTGCAGGGCTGAACCCAGGTCCCTGGGCCTGGGGGGCGGAACCGCCGAGGCGAGGCTGACCGTGAATG CTCCCCCAGTAGTAACCGCCCTGCACTCTGGGCCTGCCTTCCTGAGGGGCCCAGCTCGCCTCCAGTGTGCAGTGTTTGCCTCTCCCGCCCCAGACTCTGTG GTCTGGTCTTGGGATGAGGGCTTCCTGGAAACAGGGTCAAGAGGCAGGTTCCTGGTGGAGACCTTCACAGCCCCAGAGGTCCAGGGAGGAGATGGTCCAGGCCTGATCTCTGTGCTTCACATTTCTGGGACCCAGGAGTCAGACTTCACTAGGGCCTTCAATTGCAGTGCACGGAACCGGTTGGGTGAGGCAGGAGCCCAGCTCTACCTGGGCAGAAGAG ACCTGCTGCCCACTGTGCGGATTGTGGCTGGAGCAGCTGCTGCGGCCACCACTCTCCTTATGGTCATCACTGCGGTGGTCCTCTGCTGCTGGCGTCACAGCAAGG CCTCCTTCTCCAAGCAAAAGAAACTGGTGAGTATCCCAGGAAGTAGTGATGGCTCCACTTCCCGTGGCCCTGAGGAGGAGACAGGCAGCAGTGAGGACCAG GGCCCCTCTGTGCACACAGATCACAGGGACTTGATTCTGGATGAGGAAGGAGCACAGGAGACTAAG GATCCAACCAATGGTTACTACAAG CCGGACATGGTGCCTCCCTGCAGACTGTATAGAGCACGGGCAGGTTATCTCACCACACCTCATCCTCGAGCTTTCACCAACTACATGAAACCCCCATCCTTTGGACCTCCAGATCTGACCACTGGGACGCCCCCCTTTGCCTATGCGGCCTTCACCACACCCAGTCACCAGCGTCTCCAGACTCACGTGTGA